The window GTCTGGCCTTTGTCTTCTGGAGCAGCTCCCAGATTCTGTATGCAGGCTCCTGCTCCCACTCGAGAAACATCATGTTCACGGTATCAACTATCCTATCGACAACAGTATCAACTATCATTCTGGCCGCATCCTCTGTGCTGCATCCGAGGGCCCTGGCTATGATGCCAATTCCCTTCCTCGCGAGGGCCATGTCCCCCAGGTTTGTTAGTCCGAGAACCATGAGGGCATCTGTCGGCGTCGGCTCCGGCCCGCCCAGTGCGAATGCAGGCCCCGCTCTATCTGGACCCACAGTGATCTTTCCGTTTGATACTCTGACCACGCTGTCCCCGCCGATGCCCATCGAACGAACTGCGAAGGCTCTGACATGCGTCAACATATCCTCTATCTTCGCGCCCTTCGATGATAGAAGCGGTTTTCCGGAGAGTATCAGCGCGAGATCGGTTGTCGTGCCGCCTATGTCTATGACAACCGAGGTCTGCCCCTCTGGGGTCAGGGCCATGACCCCCATGACGCTCGCAGCCGGCCCTGAGAATATCGTCTCAACAGGCCTGTCCAGCGATTTTTCCAGCGGGAGCGTTCCGCCATCTGCTTTGAGAATGTATATCGGGGCCTTTATTCCGCGCTCACGCATGGCCCGCTCCGCCTGCTCCGCGAACCGCCTGTAATGGTCGCGTGTCGCGAGCGTCAACAGAGTCGTGGCAGCTCTTCTCGGGAAGTTCAGCCGGCCGGAGACCCTGTGCCCCATCTCAACCTCGATCGCTGGGGCGGCCTTCGAGAATATCTCCCTGATGTGCATCTCATGATCGTGGTTCCTCTGGCAGAACTTTCCCACGACTGCGACCTTTCTGTACCCCTGGTCGGCGAGGCTCTGGGCAGCAGCCTTTATCTGATCGTCCCTGAGCGGCGCGATCTCTCTTCCTCTGTAATCTATCGCGCCCTCAAGGATCACAGGCTCGGTCCTGAACCTGTAATCCCTCGGATTGACTCCAGGCCCGGGTATCAGAACCAGGCCGACCCTGTCCGCCTTTCCCTCTGCGATGAGGTTTGTGATCAGCGTGGTGCTGAGCACCACCCTCTCGATCCTCTCAACGTCTATACCCTCTATGAGCCTGTCCATTGTTCTGAGCAGGCTGCCGAGGATCTCCTGATGGTCAGTCGGGCCGATGGCGGTCTTCACAACCTTATTGCCGTCCACCAGCGCCGCGTTGGTTGTTGTTCCACCGACGTCTATTCCTACAAACATCGTATCGCCTTTTTCCACGGCCCGCTAACGCGTTTGATGTATATCGGCCTTTTGGTGAGCGCACCACCGGCAGATCCAGCAGGGCGTGTTCAAATACCAGCATCCGCTCCGAAGCAGTTGATAAACCCCGACACATCGCACGCTTGAGCATCCTAAACCATCAGGATTCCGCATGATCGTATAGAAACCTCTGCCGGTGGGGAGGCAGCGTGAACCCTCAGGAAATGGGTTCAAAGCCCACAGCTCAACATCCCTCCAATGCGCCCGACCAGCAACTATATTGAGCTTCATGGAGCACGATCTATGGATGTCGGACACTCTCATCACATTTCGAAATTTCGAGCTACCGCGATTTGAGGTCGTGGAGAGGAAGTGTACAGGCCATCCGGATACACTTGCGGACGGGATCTCGGAGTCGATATCCAGGGAGCTCTGCAGGATCTACATGGAGGAGTTTGGAGAGATCATGCACCACAACGTGGACAAGGTTCTCATCATAGGCGGAAGGGCAGAGCCACGGTTCGGAGGCGGCCGGGTACTCGAGCCGCCTGCCATCGTTGTAGGCGGAAGGGCGACATCTGTGAGATCCTCCATGAGTGAGGTCATAAGAGACGCTGCAACCTCATATCTGAGAGGGGCTGTAAGAAACCTGAACGAGTTCGTGGTGGAGCCCAGGACGCGGGAGGGGGCTCCGGAGCTGAGGAGCCTCATCGGTAGAGGCGCCAATGATACATCCATAGGGTCTGGCTTTGCGCCTCTGCGACCTCTCGAATCTATGGTCCTGGAGATCGACAGCATGATCGAGGGGATGAAGGGGGTCGGCGAGGACAGGAAGATCATGGCAGTCAGGTTTGATGACAGGGTGAGGGTGGTCGTGGCCGCAGCAGCCATCTCAAGGTACATCTTCTCCATGGATGATTACATCGAGATGAAATCCCGCATAAGGGAGACGATCCAGAGCGCCTACGATGTGGAGGTCGATGTCAACGCTGCGGATCACGATTCCAGCATCTTCCTCACCGTGACGGGGACATCAGCCGAGATGGGGGATGATGGCGCCACGGGAAGGGGCAACCGCGCGAACGGGCTGATCACCCCAATGAGACCCATGACCATGGAGGCGGTCGCGGGCAAGAACCCGGTGAACCATGTCGGCAAGATATACAACGTGATAGCGCAGCGTGCAGCCGAGGAGATCTCGGGGCTTGACGGGGTACACGAGGTA of the Methanothrix sp. genome contains:
- a CDS encoding hydantoinase/oxoprolinase family protein, whose product is MFVGIDVGGTTTNAALVDGNKVVKTAIGPTDHQEILGSLLRTMDRLIEGIDVERIERVVLSTTLITNLIAEGKADRVGLVLIPGPGVNPRDYRFRTEPVILEGAIDYRGREIAPLRDDQIKAAAQSLADQGYRKVAVVGKFCQRNHDHEMHIREIFSKAAPAIEVEMGHRVSGRLNFPRRAATTLLTLATRDHYRRFAEQAERAMRERGIKAPIYILKADGGTLPLEKSLDRPVETIFSGPAASVMGVMALTPEGQTSVVIDIGGTTTDLALILSGKPLLSSKGAKIEDMLTHVRAFAVRSMGIGGDSVVRVSNGKITVGPDRAGPAFALGGPEPTPTDALMVLGLTNLGDMALARKGIGIIARALGCSTEDAARMIVDTVVDRIVDTVNMMFLEWEQEPAYRIWELLQKTKARPQNVVGVGGASPPLVPLVAKRLNAVAIIPEHAPVANAIGAAVARPTMTLSLRIDTERGMYTVEEDGTLGEAKGRNLSLEGAQEMARRLLRERAERFGIQDYADEAEVVESEVFNMVRGWSTVGKLIDVRMEIPAGIITSWRGEHGS
- a CDS encoding methionine adenosyltransferase; translation: MSDTLITFRNFELPRFEVVERKCTGHPDTLADGISESISRELCRIYMEEFGEIMHHNVDKVLIIGGRAEPRFGGGRVLEPPAIVVGGRATSVRSSMSEVIRDAATSYLRGAVRNLNEFVVEPRTREGAPELRSLIGRGANDTSIGSGFAPLRPLESMVLEIDSMIEGMKGVGEDRKIMAVRFDDRVRVVVAAAAISRYIFSMDDYIEMKSRIRETIQSAYDVEVDVNAADHDSSIFLTVTGTSAEMGDDGATGRGNRANGLITPMRPMTMEAVAGKNPVNHVGKIYNVIAQRAAEEISGLDGVHEVYVTLVSRIGSPLDKPLMKALSIAGSERAAYEAESILDDWLGRADRLVDEFVSGRIRIF